A DNA window from Xiphias gladius isolate SHS-SW01 ecotype Sanya breed wild chromosome 3, ASM1685928v1, whole genome shotgun sequence contains the following coding sequences:
- the ilf3b gene encoding interleukin enhancer-binding factor 3 homolog isoform X3, which translates to MPPPMRHRSMRVFMNDDRHVMAKHSAIYPTQEELESVQNMVSYTERALKAVSDWLDKQEKGTSKSDSDGTDADKESEQKDQATRSLRGVMRVGLVAKGLLLKGDLDLELVLLCKDKPTISLLKKVSENLVTQLKQIIEDKYVVTQHIREASIDIKNTKEPPLTLTIHLTSPLVREEMERAAAGETLSVNDPPDVLDRQKCLTALASLRHAKWFQARANGLRSCVIVIRILRDLCARVPTWAPLRGWPLELICEKAIGTGNRPMGAGEALRRVLECLASGILMADGAGISDPCEKEPTDAIDHLDHQQREDITASAQHALRLSAFGQLHKVLGMDPLPSKMPKKPRSETPIDYTVQIPPSTAYAPPMKRPIEEEEGTDDKSPNKKKKKLQKKSPEEKAEPPQAMNALMRLNQLKPGLQYKLISQTGPVHVPVFTMAVEVDGKTFEASGPSKRTAKLHVAVKVLQDMGLPTGVELKTAEPVKSEEAVVTAAVEDLRPVVTPIETTTAATGASNVDTTDAVETARQQGPILTKHGKNPVMELNEKRRGLKYELISETGGSHDKRFVMEVEIDGQKFQGTGSNKKVAKAYAALAALERLFPEGSVAEAAKKKKGPPMHTPSFGMMGSTGGGDTATPRGRGRGGRGRGRGRGFNNGGGYGQGGGFGTYGYGNNANSGYSDFVSDCYGYHEFAT; encoded by the exons ATG CCTCCCCCAATGCGCCACCGCTCCATGCGTGTCTTCATGAATGATGATCGCCATGTTATGGCCAAACACTCTGCAATCTATCCAACTCAGGAGGAACTGGAAAGTGTACAGAACATGGTATCTTATACAGAGCGGGCCCTAAAGGCTGTGTCTGACTGGCTGGATAAGCAAGAGAAGGGAACTTCCAAGTCTGACTCAGATGGCACAGACGCTGATAAGGAAAG tgAGCAGAAAGATCAGGCCACCCGCTCTCTGCGTGGCGTAATGAGGGTGGGCCTGGTTGCCAAGGGGCTGCTACTGAAGGGGGACCTGGACCTGGAGCTGGTGCTCCTCTGTAAAGACAAGCCTACCATCAGTCTGCTGAAGAAAGTGTCTGAAAACCTTGTTACACAGCTCAAG CAAATCATAGAGGACAAATACGTGGTGACCCAGCACATCCGCGAGGCCAGTATTGACATCAAGAACACCAAGGAGCCCCCTCTCACCCTCACCATTCACCTGACATCCCCTTTGGTTCgtgaggagatggagagggcTGCTGCTGGAG AAACGCTTTCAGTCAACGATCCCCCGGATGTTCTGGACAGGCAGAAATGCCTAACTGCCTTGGCGTCTCTCCGCCACGCTAAGTGGTTCCAG GCCAGAGCCAATGGACTCCGCTCTTGTGTCATTGTCATTCGGATCCTAAGGGACCTGTGCGCCCGCGTACCCACATGGGCTCCGCTTCGTGGTTGG CCCCTGGAGCTGATCTGTGAGAAAGCCATTGGTACAGGGAACCGGCCCATGGGGGCAGGAGAAGCTCTGCGGAGAGTTTTAGAGTGTCTGGCTTCAGGAATCCTCATGGCAG ATGGTGCTGGAATCTCTGATCCATGTGAAAAGGAGCCCACAGATGCTATTGATCACTTGGACCACCAGCAGAGAGAAGACATCACAGCAAGTGCGCAA CATGCTTTAAGGCTGTCAGCTTTTGGACAGCTTCACAAAGTGCTTGGAATGGATCCCCTTCCCTCTAAGATGCCCAAGAAACCTCGTAGTGAGACTCCCATTGATTACACAG TGCAAATCCCACCCAGTACGGCATATGCCCCACCAATGAAAAGGCCCattgaggaagaggagggtaCTGATGACAAGAGTCccaataagaagaagaaaaaactacagaagAAAT CTCCAGAGGAGAAGGCTGAGCCTCCCCAAGCTATGAACGCTCTGATGAGGCTCAATCAGCTGAAGCCAGGTCTCCAGTATAAACTGATATCCCAGACTGGCCCAGTTCATGTTCCGGTCTTCACTATGGCTGTAGAAGTGGATGGCAAGACCTTTGAGGCTTCCGGTCCATCCAAACGCACTGCCAAGCTGCATGTTGCTGTAAAG GTCCTGCAGGACATGGGTCTGCCTACAGGAGTGGAACTAAAGACTGCTGAGCCAGTAAAATCAGAGGAGGCAGTAGTAACTGCCGCTGTGGAAGATTTGAGGCCAGTAGTAACACCCATTGAAACAACAACGGCTGCCACAGGAGCATCCAATGTTGACACCACTGATGCTGTTGAG ACTGCTCGCCAACAGGGACCAATCCTGACTAAACATGGCAAGAACCCTGTAATGGAGCTGAATGAGAAGCGCCGTGGCCTCAAATATGAGCTCATCTCAGAGACTGGCGGCAGCCACGACAAACGCTTTGTCATGGAGGTAGAGATTGATGGTCAGAAGTTCCAGGGGACAGGATCCAATAAGAAGGTGGCTAAGGCATATGCTGCCCTTGCTGCTTTGGAGCGGCTCTTTCCAGAAGGCTCTGTGGCGGAGgctgctaaaaagaaaaagggaccGCCCATG cACACTCCAAGTTTTGGCATGATGGGATCCACTGGAGGCGGAGATACAGCTACGCccagaggcagagggaggggaggacgGGGTCGTGGAAGGGGCAGGGGGTTCAATAATGGAGGAGGCTACGGGCAAGGAG GTGGCTTTGGAACATATGGTTACGGGAACAATGCTAACTCCGGATACA GTGACTTTGTCTCAGACTGCTATGGCTACCACGAGTTTGCGACATAG
- the ilf3b gene encoding interleukin enhancer-binding factor 3 homolog isoform X2 gives MPPPMRHRSMRVFMNDDRHVMAKHSAIYPTQEELESVQNMVSYTERALKAVSDWLDKQEKGTSKSDSDGTDADKESEQKDQATRSLRGVMRVGLVAKGLLLKGDLDLELVLLCKDKPTISLLKKVSENLVTQLKARANGLRSCVIVIRILRDLCARVPTWAPLRGWPLELICEKAIGTGNRPMGAGEALRRVLECLASGILMADGAGISDPCEKEPTDAIDHLDHQQREDITASAQHALRLSAFGQLHKVLGMDPLPSKMPKKPRSETPIDYTVQIPPSTAYAPPMKRPIEEEEGTDDKSPNKKKKKLQKKSPEEKAEPPQAMNALMRLNQLKPGLQYKLISQTGPVHVPVFTMAVEVDGKTFEASGPSKRTAKLHVAVKVLQDMGLPTGVELKTAEPVKSEEAVVTAAVEDLRPVVTPIETTTAATGASNVDTTDAVETARQQGPILTKHGKNPVMELNEKRRGLKYELISETGGSHDKRFVMEVEIDGQKFQGTGSNKKVAKAYAALAALERLFPEGSVAEAAKKKKGPPMHTPSFGMMGSTGGGDTATPRGRGRGGRGRGRGRGFNNGGGYGQGGGFGTYGYGNNANSGYNYYNNGGTNGGVGASSSPSGGSLASTAPGSAQGSYGSYYQNDGPYAAASVAKTPKKKAPMHKAGKSPFPGPPGANSGSAGGYQSSSPLGQGSYNQYGQGYGQGKKSFNQNQGGTGGYSYSTAYPSQVTGGVGGSQDYSYEGFNNQSNYNSQGGGGNQGFGNNHSQYHNQVGYGRGDSSMNYQYR, from the exons ATG CCTCCCCCAATGCGCCACCGCTCCATGCGTGTCTTCATGAATGATGATCGCCATGTTATGGCCAAACACTCTGCAATCTATCCAACTCAGGAGGAACTGGAAAGTGTACAGAACATGGTATCTTATACAGAGCGGGCCCTAAAGGCTGTGTCTGACTGGCTGGATAAGCAAGAGAAGGGAACTTCCAAGTCTGACTCAGATGGCACAGACGCTGATAAGGAAAG tgAGCAGAAAGATCAGGCCACCCGCTCTCTGCGTGGCGTAATGAGGGTGGGCCTGGTTGCCAAGGGGCTGCTACTGAAGGGGGACCTGGACCTGGAGCTGGTGCTCCTCTGTAAAGACAAGCCTACCATCAGTCTGCTGAAGAAAGTGTCTGAAAACCTTGTTACACAGCTCAAG GCCAGAGCCAATGGACTCCGCTCTTGTGTCATTGTCATTCGGATCCTAAGGGACCTGTGCGCCCGCGTACCCACATGGGCTCCGCTTCGTGGTTGG CCCCTGGAGCTGATCTGTGAGAAAGCCATTGGTACAGGGAACCGGCCCATGGGGGCAGGAGAAGCTCTGCGGAGAGTTTTAGAGTGTCTGGCTTCAGGAATCCTCATGGCAG ATGGTGCTGGAATCTCTGATCCATGTGAAAAGGAGCCCACAGATGCTATTGATCACTTGGACCACCAGCAGAGAGAAGACATCACAGCAAGTGCGCAA CATGCTTTAAGGCTGTCAGCTTTTGGACAGCTTCACAAAGTGCTTGGAATGGATCCCCTTCCCTCTAAGATGCCCAAGAAACCTCGTAGTGAGACTCCCATTGATTACACAG TGCAAATCCCACCCAGTACGGCATATGCCCCACCAATGAAAAGGCCCattgaggaagaggagggtaCTGATGACAAGAGTCccaataagaagaagaaaaaactacagaagAAAT CTCCAGAGGAGAAGGCTGAGCCTCCCCAAGCTATGAACGCTCTGATGAGGCTCAATCAGCTGAAGCCAGGTCTCCAGTATAAACTGATATCCCAGACTGGCCCAGTTCATGTTCCGGTCTTCACTATGGCTGTAGAAGTGGATGGCAAGACCTTTGAGGCTTCCGGTCCATCCAAACGCACTGCCAAGCTGCATGTTGCTGTAAAG GTCCTGCAGGACATGGGTCTGCCTACAGGAGTGGAACTAAAGACTGCTGAGCCAGTAAAATCAGAGGAGGCAGTAGTAACTGCCGCTGTGGAAGATTTGAGGCCAGTAGTAACACCCATTGAAACAACAACGGCTGCCACAGGAGCATCCAATGTTGACACCACTGATGCTGTTGAG ACTGCTCGCCAACAGGGACCAATCCTGACTAAACATGGCAAGAACCCTGTAATGGAGCTGAATGAGAAGCGCCGTGGCCTCAAATATGAGCTCATCTCAGAGACTGGCGGCAGCCACGACAAACGCTTTGTCATGGAGGTAGAGATTGATGGTCAGAAGTTCCAGGGGACAGGATCCAATAAGAAGGTGGCTAAGGCATATGCTGCCCTTGCTGCTTTGGAGCGGCTCTTTCCAGAAGGCTCTGTGGCGGAGgctgctaaaaagaaaaagggaccGCCCATG cACACTCCAAGTTTTGGCATGATGGGATCCACTGGAGGCGGAGATACAGCTACGCccagaggcagagggaggggaggacgGGGTCGTGGAAGGGGCAGGGGGTTCAATAATGGAGGAGGCTACGGGCAAGGAG GTGGCTTTGGAACATATGGTTACGGGAACAATGCTAACTCCGGATACA ATTACTACAACAATGGTGGCACAAATGGAGGAGTTGGGGCATCAAGCAGCCCATCAGGAGGCTCTCTAGCCAGCACAGCACCAGGATCAGCACAGGGCTCCTATGGTTCATACTACCAGAATGATGGACCTTACGCTGCCGCTTCTGTCgccaaaacccccaaaaagaAAGCCCCCATGCACAAGGCAGGGAAGTCACCCTTTCCAGGTCCCCCAGGGGCAAACAGTGGATCTGCAGGGGGCTACCAGTCCAGCAGCCCCTTAGGGCAGGGCTCCTATAACCAGTATGGACAGGGTTATGGGCAGGGAAAGAAGAGTTTCAACCAGAACCAGGGGGGAACAGGTGGATACTCATACAGCACTGCTTACCCCAGCCAGGTGACAGGGGGTGTTGGAGGTAGCCAAGACTACAGTTATGAAG GTTTCAACAACCAGTCCAATTACAACtcacagggaggaggaggcaacCAGGGCTTCGGCAACAACCACTCTCAGTACCACAACCAAGTGGGCTATGGCAGAGGAGACAGCAGCATGAATTACCAGTACAGATAG
- the ilf3b gene encoding interleukin enhancer-binding factor 3 homolog isoform X4, which produces MPPPMRHRSMRVFMNDDRHVMAKHSAIYPTQEELESVQNMVSYTERALKAVSDWLDKQEKGTSKSDSDGTDADKESEQKDQATRSLRGVMRVGLVAKGLLLKGDLDLELVLLCKDKPTISLLKKVSENLVTQLKQIIEDKYVVTQHIREASIDIKNTKEPPLTLTIHLTSPLVREEMERAAAGETLSVNDPPDVLDRQKCLTALASLRHAKWFQARANGLRSCVIVIRILRDLCARVPTWAPLRGWPLELICEKAIGTGNRPMGAGEALRRVLECLASGILMADGAGISDPCEKEPTDAIDHLDHQQREDITASAQHALRLSAFGQLHKVLGMDPLPSKMPKKPRSETPIDYTVQIPPSTAYAPPMKRPIEEEEGTDDKSPNKKKKKLQKKSPEEKAEPPQAMNALMRLNQLKPGLQYKLISQTGPVHVPVFTMAVEVDGKTFEASGPSKRTAKLHVAVKVLQDMGLPTGVELKTAEPVKSEEAVVTAAVEDLRPVVTPIETTTAATGASNVDTTDAVETARQQGPILTKHGKNPVMELNEKRRGLKYELISETGGSHDKRFVMEVEIDGQKFQGTGSNKKVAKAYAALAALERLFPEGSVAEAAKKKKGPPMHTPSFGMMGSTGGGDTATPRGRGRGGRGRGRGRGFNNGGGYGQGGGFGTYGYGNNANSGYRWCICPGLWKK; this is translated from the exons ATG CCTCCCCCAATGCGCCACCGCTCCATGCGTGTCTTCATGAATGATGATCGCCATGTTATGGCCAAACACTCTGCAATCTATCCAACTCAGGAGGAACTGGAAAGTGTACAGAACATGGTATCTTATACAGAGCGGGCCCTAAAGGCTGTGTCTGACTGGCTGGATAAGCAAGAGAAGGGAACTTCCAAGTCTGACTCAGATGGCACAGACGCTGATAAGGAAAG tgAGCAGAAAGATCAGGCCACCCGCTCTCTGCGTGGCGTAATGAGGGTGGGCCTGGTTGCCAAGGGGCTGCTACTGAAGGGGGACCTGGACCTGGAGCTGGTGCTCCTCTGTAAAGACAAGCCTACCATCAGTCTGCTGAAGAAAGTGTCTGAAAACCTTGTTACACAGCTCAAG CAAATCATAGAGGACAAATACGTGGTGACCCAGCACATCCGCGAGGCCAGTATTGACATCAAGAACACCAAGGAGCCCCCTCTCACCCTCACCATTCACCTGACATCCCCTTTGGTTCgtgaggagatggagagggcTGCTGCTGGAG AAACGCTTTCAGTCAACGATCCCCCGGATGTTCTGGACAGGCAGAAATGCCTAACTGCCTTGGCGTCTCTCCGCCACGCTAAGTGGTTCCAG GCCAGAGCCAATGGACTCCGCTCTTGTGTCATTGTCATTCGGATCCTAAGGGACCTGTGCGCCCGCGTACCCACATGGGCTCCGCTTCGTGGTTGG CCCCTGGAGCTGATCTGTGAGAAAGCCATTGGTACAGGGAACCGGCCCATGGGGGCAGGAGAAGCTCTGCGGAGAGTTTTAGAGTGTCTGGCTTCAGGAATCCTCATGGCAG ATGGTGCTGGAATCTCTGATCCATGTGAAAAGGAGCCCACAGATGCTATTGATCACTTGGACCACCAGCAGAGAGAAGACATCACAGCAAGTGCGCAA CATGCTTTAAGGCTGTCAGCTTTTGGACAGCTTCACAAAGTGCTTGGAATGGATCCCCTTCCCTCTAAGATGCCCAAGAAACCTCGTAGTGAGACTCCCATTGATTACACAG TGCAAATCCCACCCAGTACGGCATATGCCCCACCAATGAAAAGGCCCattgaggaagaggagggtaCTGATGACAAGAGTCccaataagaagaagaaaaaactacagaagAAAT CTCCAGAGGAGAAGGCTGAGCCTCCCCAAGCTATGAACGCTCTGATGAGGCTCAATCAGCTGAAGCCAGGTCTCCAGTATAAACTGATATCCCAGACTGGCCCAGTTCATGTTCCGGTCTTCACTATGGCTGTAGAAGTGGATGGCAAGACCTTTGAGGCTTCCGGTCCATCCAAACGCACTGCCAAGCTGCATGTTGCTGTAAAG GTCCTGCAGGACATGGGTCTGCCTACAGGAGTGGAACTAAAGACTGCTGAGCCAGTAAAATCAGAGGAGGCAGTAGTAACTGCCGCTGTGGAAGATTTGAGGCCAGTAGTAACACCCATTGAAACAACAACGGCTGCCACAGGAGCATCCAATGTTGACACCACTGATGCTGTTGAG ACTGCTCGCCAACAGGGACCAATCCTGACTAAACATGGCAAGAACCCTGTAATGGAGCTGAATGAGAAGCGCCGTGGCCTCAAATATGAGCTCATCTCAGAGACTGGCGGCAGCCACGACAAACGCTTTGTCATGGAGGTAGAGATTGATGGTCAGAAGTTCCAGGGGACAGGATCCAATAAGAAGGTGGCTAAGGCATATGCTGCCCTTGCTGCTTTGGAGCGGCTCTTTCCAGAAGGCTCTGTGGCGGAGgctgctaaaaagaaaaagggaccGCCCATG cACACTCCAAGTTTTGGCATGATGGGATCCACTGGAGGCGGAGATACAGCTACGCccagaggcagagggaggggaggacgGGGTCGTGGAAGGGGCAGGGGGTTCAATAATGGAGGAGGCTACGGGCAAGGAG GTGGCTTTGGAACATATGGTTACGGGAACAATGCTAACTCCGGATACA GATGGTGCATCTGCCCTGGACTCTGGAAAAAATAG
- the ilf3b gene encoding interleukin enhancer-binding factor 3 homolog isoform X1, with protein sequence MPPPMRHRSMRVFMNDDRHVMAKHSAIYPTQEELESVQNMVSYTERALKAVSDWLDKQEKGTSKSDSDGTDADKESEQKDQATRSLRGVMRVGLVAKGLLLKGDLDLELVLLCKDKPTISLLKKVSENLVTQLKQIIEDKYVVTQHIREASIDIKNTKEPPLTLTIHLTSPLVREEMERAAAGETLSVNDPPDVLDRQKCLTALASLRHAKWFQARANGLRSCVIVIRILRDLCARVPTWAPLRGWPLELICEKAIGTGNRPMGAGEALRRVLECLASGILMADGAGISDPCEKEPTDAIDHLDHQQREDITASAQHALRLSAFGQLHKVLGMDPLPSKMPKKPRSETPIDYTVQIPPSTAYAPPMKRPIEEEEGTDDKSPNKKKKKLQKKSPEEKAEPPQAMNALMRLNQLKPGLQYKLISQTGPVHVPVFTMAVEVDGKTFEASGPSKRTAKLHVAVKVLQDMGLPTGVELKTAEPVKSEEAVVTAAVEDLRPVVTPIETTTAATGASNVDTTDAVETARQQGPILTKHGKNPVMELNEKRRGLKYELISETGGSHDKRFVMEVEIDGQKFQGTGSNKKVAKAYAALAALERLFPEGSVAEAAKKKKGPPMHTPSFGMMGSTGGGDTATPRGRGRGGRGRGRGRGFNNGGGYGQGGGFGTYGYGNNANSGYNYYNNGGTNGGVGASSSPSGGSLASTAPGSAQGSYGSYYQNDGPYAAASVAKTPKKKAPMHKAGKSPFPGPPGANSGSAGGYQSSSPLGQGSYNQYGQGYGQGKKSFNQNQGGTGGYSYSTAYPSQVTGGVGGSQDYSYEGFNNQSNYNSQGGGGNQGFGNNHSQYHNQVGYGRGDSSMNYQYR encoded by the exons ATG CCTCCCCCAATGCGCCACCGCTCCATGCGTGTCTTCATGAATGATGATCGCCATGTTATGGCCAAACACTCTGCAATCTATCCAACTCAGGAGGAACTGGAAAGTGTACAGAACATGGTATCTTATACAGAGCGGGCCCTAAAGGCTGTGTCTGACTGGCTGGATAAGCAAGAGAAGGGAACTTCCAAGTCTGACTCAGATGGCACAGACGCTGATAAGGAAAG tgAGCAGAAAGATCAGGCCACCCGCTCTCTGCGTGGCGTAATGAGGGTGGGCCTGGTTGCCAAGGGGCTGCTACTGAAGGGGGACCTGGACCTGGAGCTGGTGCTCCTCTGTAAAGACAAGCCTACCATCAGTCTGCTGAAGAAAGTGTCTGAAAACCTTGTTACACAGCTCAAG CAAATCATAGAGGACAAATACGTGGTGACCCAGCACATCCGCGAGGCCAGTATTGACATCAAGAACACCAAGGAGCCCCCTCTCACCCTCACCATTCACCTGACATCCCCTTTGGTTCgtgaggagatggagagggcTGCTGCTGGAG AAACGCTTTCAGTCAACGATCCCCCGGATGTTCTGGACAGGCAGAAATGCCTAACTGCCTTGGCGTCTCTCCGCCACGCTAAGTGGTTCCAG GCCAGAGCCAATGGACTCCGCTCTTGTGTCATTGTCATTCGGATCCTAAGGGACCTGTGCGCCCGCGTACCCACATGGGCTCCGCTTCGTGGTTGG CCCCTGGAGCTGATCTGTGAGAAAGCCATTGGTACAGGGAACCGGCCCATGGGGGCAGGAGAAGCTCTGCGGAGAGTTTTAGAGTGTCTGGCTTCAGGAATCCTCATGGCAG ATGGTGCTGGAATCTCTGATCCATGTGAAAAGGAGCCCACAGATGCTATTGATCACTTGGACCACCAGCAGAGAGAAGACATCACAGCAAGTGCGCAA CATGCTTTAAGGCTGTCAGCTTTTGGACAGCTTCACAAAGTGCTTGGAATGGATCCCCTTCCCTCTAAGATGCCCAAGAAACCTCGTAGTGAGACTCCCATTGATTACACAG TGCAAATCCCACCCAGTACGGCATATGCCCCACCAATGAAAAGGCCCattgaggaagaggagggtaCTGATGACAAGAGTCccaataagaagaagaaaaaactacagaagAAAT CTCCAGAGGAGAAGGCTGAGCCTCCCCAAGCTATGAACGCTCTGATGAGGCTCAATCAGCTGAAGCCAGGTCTCCAGTATAAACTGATATCCCAGACTGGCCCAGTTCATGTTCCGGTCTTCACTATGGCTGTAGAAGTGGATGGCAAGACCTTTGAGGCTTCCGGTCCATCCAAACGCACTGCCAAGCTGCATGTTGCTGTAAAG GTCCTGCAGGACATGGGTCTGCCTACAGGAGTGGAACTAAAGACTGCTGAGCCAGTAAAATCAGAGGAGGCAGTAGTAACTGCCGCTGTGGAAGATTTGAGGCCAGTAGTAACACCCATTGAAACAACAACGGCTGCCACAGGAGCATCCAATGTTGACACCACTGATGCTGTTGAG ACTGCTCGCCAACAGGGACCAATCCTGACTAAACATGGCAAGAACCCTGTAATGGAGCTGAATGAGAAGCGCCGTGGCCTCAAATATGAGCTCATCTCAGAGACTGGCGGCAGCCACGACAAACGCTTTGTCATGGAGGTAGAGATTGATGGTCAGAAGTTCCAGGGGACAGGATCCAATAAGAAGGTGGCTAAGGCATATGCTGCCCTTGCTGCTTTGGAGCGGCTCTTTCCAGAAGGCTCTGTGGCGGAGgctgctaaaaagaaaaagggaccGCCCATG cACACTCCAAGTTTTGGCATGATGGGATCCACTGGAGGCGGAGATACAGCTACGCccagaggcagagggaggggaggacgGGGTCGTGGAAGGGGCAGGGGGTTCAATAATGGAGGAGGCTACGGGCAAGGAG GTGGCTTTGGAACATATGGTTACGGGAACAATGCTAACTCCGGATACA ATTACTACAACAATGGTGGCACAAATGGAGGAGTTGGGGCATCAAGCAGCCCATCAGGAGGCTCTCTAGCCAGCACAGCACCAGGATCAGCACAGGGCTCCTATGGTTCATACTACCAGAATGATGGACCTTACGCTGCCGCTTCTGTCgccaaaacccccaaaaagaAAGCCCCCATGCACAAGGCAGGGAAGTCACCCTTTCCAGGTCCCCCAGGGGCAAACAGTGGATCTGCAGGGGGCTACCAGTCCAGCAGCCCCTTAGGGCAGGGCTCCTATAACCAGTATGGACAGGGTTATGGGCAGGGAAAGAAGAGTTTCAACCAGAACCAGGGGGGAACAGGTGGATACTCATACAGCACTGCTTACCCCAGCCAGGTGACAGGGGGTGTTGGAGGTAGCCAAGACTACAGTTATGAAG GTTTCAACAACCAGTCCAATTACAACtcacagggaggaggaggcaacCAGGGCTTCGGCAACAACCACTCTCAGTACCACAACCAAGTGGGCTATGGCAGAGGAGACAGCAGCATGAATTACCAGTACAGATAG
- the LOC120806788 gene encoding prostaglandin E2 receptor EP1 subtype-like, translating to MLAMQHYNSSGTIASFPVSNHTTMVQGFEVKVVAHNATLPLSNPTAAGLTMTLGILFNVVALIILAKAYNRFRRRSKATFLLFASSLVATDLAGHVIPGALVLRRYSAGTGSTSDTASSFRGDPDASCLFLGGCMVFFGLCPLFLGCAMAAERCLGVTNPLLHARLVTTARTRLALTFIWLLALCVALLPFFSLGAYTYQYPGTWCFIRVMEDTKGTDLAFVMLFSGLAMSSLALAFVCNTISGITLVRARLKKSSCSQRRLSRSHDTEMVVQLVGIMVTSCICWSPLLVFGLMSATRSYSGSLSNDQDTYRGLMVTGVRMATCNQILDPWVYILLRRAILRKIYRITKRQASFKGSMFRSLRWDVSSFQSSEKNSVNKI from the exons ATGCTGGCGATGCAGCACTACAACTCCTCAGGTACTATTGCCTCCTTTCCCGTCTCTAACCACACCACCATGGTGCAggggtttgaggtgaaggttgTAGCACATAATGCCACGCTTCCACTGAGCAACCCCACAGCTGCTGGCCTCACCATGACTCTGGGCATTCTGTTCAACGTGGTGGCCCTCATCATTCTTGCCAAGGCTTACAACCGCTTCCGTCGGCGGTCAAAGGCCACTTTTCTGCTCTTTGCCAGCTCCCTGGTGGCTACAGATCTGGCTGGACATGTTATCCCTGGAGCCCTCGTGCTGAGAAGATATTCTGCAGGCACTGGGTCAACATCTGATACTGCCTCCAGCTTTAGAGGTGATCCAGATGCCTCTTGTCTCTTTTTGGGAGGTTGCATGGTGTTCTTTGGCCTGTGCCCACTTTTCCTGGGTTGTGCCATGGCTGCTGAGCGCTGCTTGGGCGTCACAAATCCTTTGCTGCATGCACGTCTGGTGACCACAGCACGGACAAGGTTGGCACTGACCTTCATCTGGCTACTGGCTTTATGTGTGGCCCTCCTGCCCTTCTTCAGCCTGGGTGCCTACACCTATCAGTACCCAGGGACATGGTGCTTTATCAGGGTGATGGAGGACACCAAAGGGACAGATCTGGCCTTTGTGATGCTATTCTCTGGACTGGCTATGAGCTCTCTGGCCTTGGCCTTTGTGTGTAACACCATCAGTGGGATCACGCTTGTGAGAGCCCGGCTAAAGAAGAGTTCCTGCTCCCAACGCCGCTTATCCAGGTCTCATGACACGGAGATGGTGGTCCAGCTGGTTGGCATTATGGTCACCTCCTGCATCTGTTGGAGCCCTCTGCTG gtcTTTGGACTGATGTCAGCCACACGGTCCTACAGTGGCTCCCTAAGCAATGACCAAGACACTTACAGGGGGCTGATGGTGACGGGTGTCAGGATGGCAACTTGTAACCAGATCCTGGACCCTTGGGTCTACATCCTGTTGCGACGTGCTATCCTCAGGAAGATCTACCGCATCACTAAAAGGCAGGCCAGTTTCAAGGGAAGCATGTTTCGCTCCCTCCGCTGGGATGTCAGCTCCTTTCAGAGctcagagaaaaacagtgtTAATAAGATTtaa